The Schaalia dentiphila ATCC 17982 sequence CCGAGTCCGCGCAGGGCAGGGATGATGCGCTCGCGCTCGGCGATGATCTCGGCGACCGCGCGCTGCACGCCCTCGGCATCCTTCAGGGAGGCGAGGGCCGCGGCGAGCGCGAGAGAACTGACGCCGAAGGGGACGAGGAGGGCCTGGATCGCGCCGATCACCTCGGGATCACCGATGGCGTAGCCGACGCGCACGCCGGCCAGGGCGTGGGCCTTGGAGAACGTGCGCATGACGATGACGTTGGGGTATTCCTCGATGAGGGGGACCGCGGTGCGCACGCCGGGCTTGGTCGCGAAGTCGATGTAGGCCTCGTCGACGATGACCATGACGTCGTCGGGGACGTCAGCGACGAAGCCGGCGATCTCCTCGTAGGTGAGGGCCGGGCCGGTCGGATTGTTGGGAGAACAGACGATCACGGCGACGGTGTCGGGCGTGATCGCGGCGCGCATGGCGTTGAGGTCGTGGGTGGCGTCCGGGAGGAGCTCGACGGGCACGGGGTCGCCGCCCACGGAGGGAATGGCGATCGGGTAGGACTCGAAGGAGCGCCAGGGGAAGACGACCTGGCTGCCGGGCTGGCAGACGGCGGACAGTGCGGCGACGAGGATCGCCGAGGAACCAGTACCCACACAAACCTGGTCGGCACCGACGCCGAAGCGCTGCGCGAGGGCCTCGCGCAGGGGCGCGGCCGTCAGGTCGGGGTAGCGGTTGATCGTCTCGAGTTCGCGGGCGATCGCCTCGAGCACCGCGGGGCTCGGCGGCGTCGGCATCTCGTTGGAGGAGATTTTGACGGCGTCAGGCGCGGTCTTGCTGGGAACGTAGCGAGGCAGGGAGGCGACGGCGGGACGGATGCGCAGGTTGGTCATGTGTGTAGTCCTATCCCATGGACTTGAACCGTGCAAACATCATCCCACTGCGCAAGAATGGAGAAATGGACTTTATTGCTCGTTTATTGGCCACGATGGCCGGCCTGTGGGTGACGACCCGCGTGGTCTCGTCGATCTCGATCGAGTCGTCGTCGGCGTCGCAAACCGTCATCGTTCTGGCGGCCGTCGCCCTGGTGTTCACTGCGGTGAACTCGATCATCAAGCCGATCGTGACGACTCTGGCGTTCCCCCTGTACCTCCTGACTTTCGGCCTGTTTGCCCTGGTGACGAACTCTCTGCTCTTCGCACTGACGGGGTGGCTGTCCACGTCGCTCGGATTCCCCATGACGACGGGCGGCTTCTGGTCCTGCCTGTTCGGCGCGGTCATCACCTCCGTGGTGTCCTCGATTGTCTCGGGCATCCTGCGGGATAAGAAGGACAAGCGGGACTGACGTATCGGTTCCCCTCTCCGTCGAGGCGCATTACCCCTGGGTGATGCGCCTTGTTTGATAGTGGTGGATGGTGGTCTGTGTGTCCTGGCTGAGGCCGAGCGCCTGGGTGCGGCGGGCCTCGGCGGCCGCCAGGGCGCTCAGGCCCGGATCGGAGGAGGCCCGGGCGGCGTCCAGAGTGCTTCGGATTTCGTCCACGTACAGCGGCGCGCTGTGCGA is a genomic window containing:
- the hisC gene encoding histidinol-phosphate transaminase: MTNLRIRPAVASLPRYVPSKTAPDAVKISSNEMPTPPSPAVLEAIARELETINRYPDLTAAPLREALAQRFGVGADQVCVGTGSSAILVAALSAVCQPGSQVVFPWRSFESYPIAIPSVGGDPVPVELLPDATHDLNAMRAAITPDTVAVIVCSPNNPTGPALTYEEIAGFVADVPDDVMVIVDEAYIDFATKPGVRTAVPLIEEYPNVIVMRTFSKAHALAGVRVGYAIGDPEVIGAIQALLVPFGVSSLALAAALASLKDAEGVQRAVAEIIAERERIIPALRGLGYDIPDSQSNFYLIRGDVYGLVEACARVGLIVRPFRVGVRVSVGSREQNDRFLSVAVEFARTVGIGA
- a CDS encoding phage holin family protein, with the protein product MDFIARLLATMAGLWVTTRVVSSISIESSSASQTVIVLAAVALVFTAVNSIIKPIVTTLAFPLYLLTFGLFALVTNSLLFALTGWLSTSLGFPMTTGGFWSCLFGAVITSVVSSIVSGILRDKKDKRD